The DNA region GGACAAACGGCTGTCCGGCGCGGATGATTTCGCGCATCTTTTCTTCGATCGCCGGGAAATCCTCCGGGGAAATCCGGTGCGGAAGGGCGACGTCGTAGTAGAACCCGTTCTCCACCGGAGGCCCGGCGGCCAGCTGCGCCTCGGGCCAGATTTCCAGAAGAGCGGTCGCCAGAATGTGCGCCGCGGAATGGCGCAGGGTTTCCAGTTCTGTCACAGTCGTTCTTTCTTTCTTACTACTTCTCGATCTTCGTCGCAGCAGCGCTCTTCGTACCTCGCCTAGGCCGGCGACGACCAGGCATTTTCCGCCCGGCTCGGGCTCTCACATGCGCAGGGCGCGGCCGCTATCCAACAAACCAAAGCTCATGGGATTTGCAAGCCGGGGGGAGACGGCTCCTCGGAAATCCGTAGCATCCGTTTCGGCCGAAACCCCCGCCTTGCCGAAGGATTCGGCGAGACGTAGCCTCGGGCACGCCTTCTTGCGATGCTCGCGTTTTACGTCGACAACCTCAGCCCCTATTTGTTGCGGTTCCCGGGGGGTTGGGGAATCCGCTACTACGGGCTGGCTTACCTCTTGGGCTTTCTCTTCCTCTGGTGGGGACTCCATTATCAACGAAAAAAGGGTTGGCTGCGGTTGACCGATCGGCAGATCGACGATTTCGTGTTCTGGCTCGCCATGGCCGGAGTCATCGCGGGAGGCAGGCTCGGCTACTGCCTGCTATATGATCTTCCGCACATTCTCCGCCGGCCGCTGGATCTCTTTGCCCTCTGGCAAGGAGGAATGTCGAGCCACGGGGGCATCGTCGGCGTCCTCATCGTGCTCTTTTGGAGCGCACGGCGCTACCGGCTCCCCTTTTTCCATCTCGCGGATGCTGTCTGCTGGTGCACGCCCGTCGGCCTCGGGCTGGGCCGGATCGCCAATTTCCTCAACGGAGAACTTTGGGGCCGCCCTTCGACAGTCCCCTGGGCCGTCATATTTCCGGAGGCTCCGCTCGTCCACGGGCAGGCGGTCCCGCGCCATCCGTCACAACTCTACGAAGCGGCCCTGGAAGGACTTCTGCTCTTCGCGCTGCTCACCGGGCTGCGGGCAGGCGGCGCCCGGGAAGGCACGGTCGCCCTTTGCTTCCTTGCCGGATACAGCGTCGTGAGAATCGTCGCGGAGTGCTTTCGCGAGCCCGATGTGCAGATCGGCTTCTATTTCGGTTTCCTGACGCAGGGGCAGATCCTTTCCGGGATCACCCTCGCCGTCGCCGGGCTGCTCTGGGAGCTACGGAGGCGAGGCCGCCTCTGAGCGAGCTTGCGGCATGCCCGCACCCGCGCATCGCTCCGAACGGAGCATCCAGTATTCGATGCTGTCGACAAGAGCCTCCCAGGAAGCCTCCACGATGTTGGTGGATACACCCACCGTCGTCCAGCTGCGCACCCCGTCTGACGACTCGACGAGCACGCGCGTCGCCGCCGCAGCACCCCCTTCTGGACTCAATATGCGCACCTTGTAGTCCCGCAGGCGCACGCGGGCCAGATCCGGATAAAAACGTTCGAGCCCTCCCCGCAGGGCCTGGTCCAAGGCGTGAATCGGGCCGTCGCCCTCGGCAACGGTGTAGACGGGCTCTCCCTGGACCGACAGCTTCACCGTGGCCTCGGAAACTTCGTACTTCTTGGCGGGGAAGCGCCGGATCGAAACATGGTATTCCACCAAATCAAAGAAGGGTGGATACGGGAGCAGGCGCCTGCGGAGAAGCAGCTCAAACGAGGCGTCGGCCGCTTCGAATTCGTAGCCCCTTCCCTCCATTTCCTTGATCTGCTGCAACACTCCCCGCGTCCGCTCGTCATCCTCCCGGAGCGTCAACCCCAGCTCCCGCGCCTTGATGACGATATTGCTCCGACCGGAAAGCTCGCCCACCAGGATCCGCCGCCGGTTCCCGACGGCTTCCGGCTCGATGTGCTCATAGCTGCGGCAGAGCTTGCCGATCGCGTTGACATGCGTGCCGCCCTTATGGGCGAAGGCGCACCGGCCGACGAAGGGGGCGCGCGGGTTCGGAGCGAGGTTGGCGGTCTCGTCCACGAAGTAGGAAAGTTCCCGGAGGCGGGAAAGACTGCCGGCGGGAAGAGCACGCTTGCCCAGCTTGAGCTCGAGATTGGCGATGGTCGAAATCAGATTGCAGTTGCCTGTCCTTTCCCCATAGCCGTTGATCGTGCCCTGAACCTGGGTCGCGCCCGCTTCCACCGCGGCCAGGGCGTTGGCGACCGCAAGCTCGCCGTCGTTATGCGTATGGATCCCGATGCGACAACCGATCTTCTGCCGAGCCAGCGCGGTGAGCTCCGCCACCTGCTTCGGTAGCGACCCGCCGTTGGTGTCGCAGAGAACCACCCAGTCCGCTCCGGCCTCGGCAGCGGCTGCCAAGGTCTCCAAGGCGTAGCCGGGATCCTCGCGATATCCATCGAAGGCGTGCTCGGCATCATAGATCACTTCCTTCCCGCGCTGCTTGAAGAAGGCGACGGTTTCCTGAATCATCGCCAAATTCTCAGCCGCGGTGGCGCGCAAGATCTCGCGGACATGCAGAAGCCAGGTCTTGCCGAAGACCGCGACAGCCTGGGTATCGGCATCCAAAAGCATGAGGATCTGAGGGTCCTCCTCCACGGCGGTGCCGGCCCGCCTCGTGCTGCCGAAGGCGACGATCCGGCTCGTCCGAAGCGGCAGATGCGCCACTTCCCGGAAAAAGGCTAAATCTTTCGGATTGCTGCCCGGCCACCCTCCCTCGATGTAAGAAATCCCGACCTCATCGAGCTTCCGGGTGATGCGCAACTTGTCCGAAAGGGAAAAGTGGACGTTCTCCCCCTGGGCTCCGTCCCGCAGCGTGGTGTCGTAGATCGAGACCGCCTCCTCGGCACGGGAATCCGCATCCGCCGCTCTTATCATCGCCTCCACCGTTCTCGTAGAAACCCCTGGACAAAAGGAAAATCAGGGCAGAAAGTTTACAACCATGCAGATCCAATGGAATCCGCAAGGAATTAAGCTGACCCCAGCCTTTTGCTCCTACGTTGACAAAAAATTACAAAAGCTGGAACGCCACGAGGATAGAATCGTCGCCGCCCATGTCAACGTCCAGCACGATCCGCCCAAGGCTACCCTTAACAAGCAGGCCTTCATCGTCAAGGTCCACCTTTCTCTTCCCGGACGGGATCTCCATGCCGAGGATCGCGGGCACGACCTCTACCAAGCCATCGATTTGATCGTCGACCGCCTGGAAGCTCAGCTTCGGCGCCGGAAGACCGAGCTGACCGAAAAGGCGCGGCACGACTCCCGCGAGGCGAAGCGCGAGGTCCACGCGCCCCCCCCTCCCGAATAGATCTTTCCGTCGGGACACCGGCGCCGCCCACCGGCAGCGGCGCAGGGAACCGGACGCGGATCAGCCCGCATCGTCGCCGAGCCCGCGCAGTTCTTCCCAAACCGCCGCAACCAGCGTCGCTAAGTTGTCGCGTCCAAAGGATAAGGGCGCTCCGGCAGCGGAAAACAAGTCGGGAAGAGGCCTCGACCCGCCCAGCGCGAGGGCGCCCCGGTATGCCTCCAAGGCTCCCTCGGGGTCCCTGCGAAATCGGCTCCAAATCGCCAAGGCGCCCAGCTGGGCGATCCCGTACTCGATGTAATAAAAAGGATATTCGAAGATGTGGAGCTGACGATGCCAGAGGGAGCCCAGAACATCTTCATATCCGGACCAGTCCTCTTTTCCGCCGAAACGCCGCACCAGGTCTTTCCAAACAGCGGCTCTTTCTTCGCGCGAATGGCCGGGATGGGTGTAGAGCCAATGCTGAAACCCGTCCACGACCGCCATCCAAGGAAGAAAACGGAGGATCCCCTCGAGATGGTTGCGGCGGGCGCGGCGTAGTTCTTCCTCTCCGTAAAACTCTCCCAGGTAGGGCGCGGCCAAAAGCTCCATGGCCATCGACGCCACCTCGCAAAATTCCAGGGGAGCG from Methylacidimicrobium sp. AP8 includes:
- the lgt gene encoding prolipoprotein diacylglyceryl transferase; amino-acid sequence: MLAFYVDNLSPYLLRFPGGWGIRYYGLAYLLGFLFLWWGLHYQRKKGWLRLTDRQIDDFVFWLAMAGVIAGGRLGYCLLYDLPHILRRPLDLFALWQGGMSSHGGIVGVLIVLFWSARRYRLPFFHLADAVCWCTPVGLGLGRIANFLNGELWGRPSTVPWAVIFPEAPLVHGQAVPRHPSQLYEAALEGLLLFALLTGLRAGGAREGTVALCFLAGYSVVRIVAECFREPDVQIGFYFGFLTQGQILSGITLAVAGLLWELRRRGRL
- the hpf gene encoding ribosome hibernation-promoting factor, HPF/YfiA family, with amino-acid sequence MQIQWNPQGIKLTPAFCSYVDKKLQKLERHEDRIVAAHVNVQHDPPKATLNKQAFIVKVHLSLPGRDLHAEDRGHDLYQAIDLIVDRLEAQLRRRKTELTEKARHDSREAKREVHAPPPPE
- the cimA gene encoding citramalate synthase, yielding MIRAADADSRAEEAVSIYDTTLRDGAQGENVHFSLSDKLRITRKLDEVGISYIEGGWPGSNPKDLAFFREVAHLPLRTSRIVAFGSTRRAGTAVEEDPQILMLLDADTQAVAVFGKTWLLHVREILRATAAENLAMIQETVAFFKQRGKEVIYDAEHAFDGYREDPGYALETLAAAAEAGADWVVLCDTNGGSLPKQVAELTALARQKIGCRIGIHTHNDGELAVANALAAVEAGATQVQGTINGYGERTGNCNLISTIANLELKLGKRALPAGSLSRLRELSYFVDETANLAPNPRAPFVGRCAFAHKGGTHVNAIGKLCRSYEHIEPEAVGNRRRILVGELSGRSNIVIKARELGLTLREDDERTRGVLQQIKEMEGRGYEFEAADASFELLLRRRLLPYPPFFDLVEYHVSIRRFPAKKYEVSEATVKLSVQGEPVYTVAEGDGPIHALDQALRGGLERFYPDLARVRLRDYKVRILSPEGGAAAATRVLVESSDGVRSWTTVGVSTNIVEASWEALVDSIEYWMLRSERCAGAGMPQARSEAASPP